One Lysinibacillus sp. OF-1 DNA segment encodes these proteins:
- the trpB gene encoding tryptophan synthase subunit beta produces the protein MGNSIAFNVPTKEGRYGQFGGRYVPETLMTALLELETAYEEAMKDSMFTEELSYYLQEYVGRETPLYYAENLTSALGGAKIYLKREDLNHTGAHKINNAIGQALLAKRMGKKKIVAETGAGQHGVATATACALLNLECVVFMGAEDMKRQQLNVFRMELLGTKVQSVESGSKTLKDAVNAALRYWVTNVEDTHYILGSALGPHPFPKIVRDFQRVIGVETRKQILQKEGRLPDAVVACIGGGSNAIGMFHPFVDDASVALYGVEAAGSGLETGKHAAAIAGGQLGVLHGAYMYLLQDENGFVQEAHSISAGLDYPGKGPEHCYLHDIGRAQFDAITDAEALEGLQLLSRTEGILPALESSHAIAYTAKLAKTMPKDQIIVVCLSGRGDKDVHTVRAVLGGDGK, from the coding sequence ATGGGAAATTCAATCGCATTTAATGTACCGACTAAGGAAGGTCGTTACGGACAATTTGGTGGACGTTATGTGCCAGAAACATTAATGACAGCTTTACTAGAATTAGAAACAGCTTATGAAGAAGCGATGAAGGATTCAATGTTTACAGAGGAGCTATCCTATTATTTACAGGAGTATGTAGGGCGAGAAACCCCACTCTATTACGCAGAAAATTTAACGAGCGCACTTGGAGGAGCTAAGATTTATTTAAAGCGTGAAGATTTAAATCATACAGGTGCACATAAAATTAACAATGCGATTGGGCAGGCGCTTCTTGCCAAACGCATGGGCAAAAAGAAAATTGTTGCTGAAACAGGTGCAGGACAGCATGGTGTGGCAACGGCTACTGCTTGTGCCTTATTAAATCTAGAATGTGTTGTTTTTATGGGTGCGGAAGATATGAAACGTCAGCAGTTAAATGTTTTTCGCATGGAGTTGCTTGGCACAAAGGTTCAATCGGTGGAAAGTGGTTCTAAAACTTTAAAGGATGCTGTGAATGCAGCGCTACGTTATTGGGTGACAAATGTTGAGGATACGCATTATATTTTAGGCTCTGCCCTAGGACCTCACCCATTTCCTAAAATCGTTCGAGACTTTCAGCGTGTCATTGGGGTAGAAACGAGAAAGCAAATTTTGCAAAAGGAAGGTCGTTTACCTGATGCTGTTGTGGCTTGTATTGGTGGCGGCAGTAATGCAATTGGTATGTTTCATCCGTTCGTAGATGATGCATCAGTCGCTTTATATGGTGTAGAGGCGGCAGGGAGTGGTCTTGAAACAGGGAAACACGCTGCGGCAATTGCAGGTGGACAATTAGGTGTATTGCATGGTGCCTACATGTATTTATTACAGGATGAAAATGGCTTTGTCCAAGAAGCACATTCGATTTCCGCGGGGTTAGATTATCCGGGAAAAGGGCCAGAACATTGTTATTTACATGATATCGGTCGAGCGCAGTTTGACGCCATCACAGATGCTGAGGCACTAGAAGGCTTACAATTGTTAAGTCGAACAGAGGGGATACTTCCTGCGCTTGAAAGTTCCCATGCTATTGCTTACACAGCAAAACTTGCTAAAACCATGCCGAAAGACCAGATCATTGTAGTGTGCTTGTCTG
- a CDS encoding phosphoribosylanthranilate isomerase translates to MTKVKICGLQEQVHVKTAIHAGADAIGFVFAPSKRRVTVEQAQQLAKEVPRGVLKIGVFVNPTPAELKEAVERVPLDYVQYHGEETPAFIQEQGYPAIKALSIRGREDVQAAVHYQVDYYLFDAPGTDFKGGSGHTFDWTLLEEVGIPREKLLLAGGLNVDNIEAAISSVAPVMVDVSSGVETDGVKDSIKIQAFLQAVKRGSE, encoded by the coding sequence ATGACAAAAGTCAAAATTTGTGGATTACAAGAACAAGTACATGTCAAAACAGCTATTCATGCTGGCGCAGATGCCATTGGTTTTGTTTTTGCACCAAGTAAACGTCGTGTAACTGTTGAGCAAGCCCAACAGTTAGCGAAGGAGGTGCCACGAGGTGTTTTGAAAATAGGTGTCTTTGTCAATCCCACACCAGCTGAATTAAAGGAAGCGGTAGAGCGCGTGCCTTTAGACTATGTGCAATATCATGGAGAGGAAACGCCAGCATTTATTCAGGAGCAAGGCTACCCAGCCATTAAGGCATTGTCGATACGAGGAAGAGAGGATGTTCAAGCAGCTGTTCATTATCAGGTGGATTATTATTTATTCGATGCCCCTGGAACAGATTTTAAAGGTGGTAGCGGTCATACTTTTGATTGGACGTTACTTGAGGAAGTAGGTATTCCAAGAGAGAAATTATTATTAGCGGGTGGTCTCAATGTGGACAATATTGAAGCGGCCATTTCAAGTGTTGCTCCTGTAATGGTGGATGTATCAAGTGGCGTGGAAACAGACGGAGTCAAAGATTCTATAAAAATACAGGCATTTTTGCAGGCAGTAAAGAGGGGGAGCGAATAA
- the trpC gene encoding indole-3-glycerol phosphate synthase TrpC yields MNILYKILQQKKIEIGALLEQPDPLANFTEKPRPSLVETLRQATKLQVVAEMKRASPSRGVIAGAADPVAQAQVYAQAGAAAISVLTDKAFFKGSFEDLAAVARVVDTPLLCKDFMIDRVQIRFAKAAGASIILLIVAALTDDALRDLYSYATGLGLEVLVEVHDTEELERALAVDAKLIGVNNRDLRTFEVSLQRTKEIAEVFPFSEQRVLISESGIWSQEDANQVATMGASGVLVGEALMRSEDAGQALQRLQVLKEAASI; encoded by the coding sequence ATGAATATACTCTATAAAATTCTGCAGCAAAAGAAAATTGAGATAGGTGCTTTATTAGAGCAGCCAGATCCTTTAGCAAATTTTACAGAAAAGCCACGACCCTCATTAGTCGAAACATTACGTCAAGCTACAAAATTACAGGTCGTTGCTGAAATGAAACGTGCTTCGCCCTCCAGGGGGGTCATCGCTGGTGCGGCGGATCCAGTTGCTCAAGCACAGGTCTATGCACAGGCAGGAGCAGCAGCTATTTCTGTTTTAACAGATAAGGCGTTTTTTAAAGGCTCCTTTGAAGATTTAGCGGCAGTTGCTCGTGTTGTTGACACGCCTCTTCTTTGTAAGGATTTTATGATAGATCGGGTGCAGATTCGATTTGCGAAGGCAGCAGGTGCCTCTATTATTTTATTAATTGTGGCGGCCTTAACGGATGACGCTTTACGCGACTTATATAGTTATGCAACGGGCTTAGGCCTAGAAGTTTTAGTGGAAGTACACGATACAGAGGAGCTTGAACGTGCTCTTGCAGTAGATGCAAAGTTGATTGGTGTCAATAATCGGGATTTACGTACCTTTGAGGTTAGTCTACAACGGACAAAAGAAATTGCCGAAGTTTTCCCATTCAGTGAGCAACGTGTATTAATTAGTGAAAGTGGTATTTGGTCACAGGAAGATGCCAATCAAGTTGCCACAATGGGAGCTAGTGGCGTTCTTGTAGGGGAGGCATTGATGCGCAGTGAAGACGCGGGGCAAGCACTACAACGTTTACAGGTACTAAAGGAGGCAGCTTCTATATGA
- the trpD gene encoding anthranilate phosphoribosyltransferase, translated as MEQLQRKVVQGEHLMYEEMLKVAQWLFQDETPKEEIASFLTALAVKGETAHEVAALATIMRSFARDVAVKEDDYMDNCGTGGDGLHTFNISTASAFVLAGAGVKMAKHGNRKISSSSGSSDVLEALGIHTAISIPQTIELLEKEGIAFIYAPNVHPKLKRIGEVRRSLGKPTIFNLVGPLTNPVPLFTQFTGINRPDFVMEYASVLQMLGRERAIVVSGPKGLDEASLAGQNTLVLVDRGDLIPFSLSAEDVGLQAAPLEAIRGGNADDNAVIMKKILAGEHSAYLDTVLLNTGIGLFGYGQAETIKEGVAMAKESIFSGRALKKLEAVITYSEQMKEVEVGQ; from the coding sequence ATGGAACAATTACAACGGAAAGTAGTGCAAGGTGAACATCTGATGTATGAGGAAATGCTGAAGGTCGCGCAATGGTTATTTCAGGATGAGACACCTAAAGAGGAAATCGCCAGTTTTTTAACGGCTTTAGCTGTGAAAGGGGAAACAGCACACGAGGTAGCAGCATTAGCAACTATTATGCGTTCTTTTGCACGTGATGTAGCTGTAAAAGAAGACGACTATATGGATAATTGTGGTACGGGTGGAGATGGTCTTCATACCTTCAACATTAGTACAGCCTCTGCTTTTGTACTAGCTGGAGCAGGTGTCAAAATGGCAAAGCATGGGAATCGTAAAATATCTTCATCCTCGGGTAGCTCAGATGTGTTGGAGGCATTAGGTATTCATACAGCTATTTCCATACCTCAAACGATTGAATTGCTAGAGAAAGAAGGAATTGCTTTTATCTATGCACCGAATGTTCATCCAAAATTAAAGCGAATTGGCGAAGTTCGTCGTTCATTAGGAAAACCAACGATTTTTAATCTAGTCGGTCCTTTAACCAATCCAGTACCATTATTTACGCAATTCACAGGTATTAATCGTCCTGATTTTGTCATGGAATATGCCTCAGTCCTACAGATGCTGGGGCGGGAGCGAGCCATTGTTGTTTCAGGTCCTAAGGGGCTTGATGAGGCTTCCTTAGCAGGACAAAATACATTGGTCCTAGTAGATAGAGGAGATTTAATTCCCTTCTCCTTGTCGGCTGAAGATGTTGGTCTTCAAGCAGCACCTTTAGAAGCTATCCGTGGTGGCAATGCAGATGACAATGCGGTCATTATGAAAAAAATATTGGCTGGAGAGCACAGTGCGTACTTAGATACGGTGTTATTAAATACGGGTATTGGCTTATTCGGTTATGGTCAAGCAGAAACCATTAAAGAAGGTGTCGCGATGGCGAAGGAAAGTATTTTTAGTGGGAGAGCATTGAAAAAATTGGAAGCAGTTATTACTTACAGTGAACAAATGAAAGAAGTGGAGGTAGGGCAATGA
- a CDS encoding chorismate-binding protein, with protein MQTTSSRTKMKTINGDSLTPILIFRRLQGKYKFLLESSAQHEGAGRFSFIGANPRKTYKGVGQEIQEISYKTGKTYVHKGELFVLLKRLMPRISNTTQFPFSGGAVGYIGHGGTTMFADEKIGLPDAHFHVYETIIVFDHLTDEVTLIHTNIDAEKQQPDLEVLAQQLLNGDAYDEATYHYHAIEKATDESFAAELQAMQTKLNDDITRVVLPKRYVANFQGDAFSLYRQLRKKKPAPYMYYVEFEDHVILGTSPDSLIRVKGERVIATPTEGTYPRGETKSEDLKNERTLYEQTDIRNSHAILVSAIQQKLQSVCFRDSVQVIEAMRIERSKQALHLTSRVEGRLLPMLHALDVLAVTIPPFSVTEISKKQVIRYLENGSHMACIFGDALGFIGFNGHLDFALTAQSIVVEHETMYMQSTITMTKYTNIPNVLQQVQEEEKGFLQLLVNDGGRN; from the coding sequence ATGCAAACAACGAGTTCAAGAACAAAAATGAAAACTATCAATGGCGATTCTTTAACACCTATTTTAATTTTCAGACGTTTACAGGGGAAATATAAATTTTTGCTGGAGAGCTCTGCACAGCATGAGGGAGCAGGCAGATTTTCATTTATTGGTGCGAATCCACGAAAAACCTATAAAGGTGTGGGACAAGAAATTCAGGAGATATCCTATAAAACGGGAAAAACATATGTGCATAAAGGGGAGCTTTTTGTCCTCCTTAAACGACTTATGCCACGTATCTCTAATACGACACAATTTCCGTTTTCAGGAGGTGCTGTCGGATATATAGGTCATGGTGGAACGACAATGTTCGCTGACGAGAAAATAGGGCTTCCTGATGCGCACTTCCATGTGTATGAAACGATCATTGTGTTCGATCATTTAACAGATGAAGTGACACTGATTCATACAAATATTGATGCGGAAAAACAGCAACCTGATTTGGAAGTGCTGGCCCAACAATTATTAAATGGTGATGCTTATGACGAAGCAACTTATCATTATCACGCAATAGAAAAGGCAACGGATGAATCCTTTGCAGCAGAGTTACAGGCGATGCAAACCAAGTTAAATGATGACATAACAAGGGTAGTACTGCCTAAGCGTTATGTAGCAAATTTTCAAGGTGATGCGTTTTCCTTATACAGACAGCTACGCAAAAAAAAACCTGCACCCTATATGTATTATGTAGAGTTTGAGGATCACGTTATATTAGGCACTTCTCCTGACAGCCTTATACGAGTGAAGGGGGAGCGAGTGATAGCCACACCAACGGAGGGCACCTATCCACGTGGGGAGACTAAAAGTGAAGACCTAAAAAATGAGCGCACATTATATGAACAAACGGACATTCGAAATTCACATGCAATACTCGTTAGTGCCATTCAGCAAAAATTACAGTCTGTTTGTTTTCGAGACTCTGTTCAGGTCATTGAGGCCATGCGTATTGAAAGGTCAAAACAGGCACTGCACTTGACGTCGAGAGTAGAAGGTCGGCTTTTACCTATGTTGCACGCTTTGGATGTACTGGCAGTAACAATCCCACCATTTTCAGTTACAGAGATTTCTAAGAAGCAGGTGATACGTTACTTAGAAAATGGGTCACACATGGCATGTATTTTTGGTGATGCTCTTGGCTTTATTGGATTCAATGGCCATTTGGATTTTGCTTTAACAGCGCAATCCATTGTAGTTGAACATGAAACGATGTATATGCAATCCACAATAACAATGACTAAATATACGAATATCCCTAACGTGTTACAGCAAGTGCAAGAGGAAGAGAAAGGTTTTTTACAGTTATTGGTTAACGATGGAGGGCGAAACTGA
- a CDS encoding methyl-accepting chemotaxis protein: MSVRKKLNLGFISLTCLLLISSILSFLQFKTTQNDLEEVLKHRIVQIQLTENIQQQLASQGLFLRSYVLNNKDEAARDNLERYHKLLPETVQELSGLVRSDYTKDIMQQVTALQNELLASSAKALQTFNSGNTDLALTYINNDVTKYNKEIFKLTTDLLAYHDEQLQKVDQEVNHTVSRALIISISLLIASIIIGIYFMYFVKNSIVQPLRKVTEAADTLAQGDLTIAELDHQTKDEIGILAGAVNTLKQSLAGLMTNIQDSASHLSAVSEELTASTEEVTVTSDDIAQRIQENATSLTSSARTSQQSALAMDETAAGVQRIAEATHSLHHNAESMRQLAHTGGATISTAEEQMNIISVATSEIATLTQKLSKQSEEIGQITTVITAISEQTNLLALNAAIEAARAGEHGKGFAVVADEVRKLAEESNQSANQIVAITREILTDTRNVANAVDHGLASVQDGVSKIHEAGDAFYSITSAVTAFTEQIEEISATSEEISASAEQVAASVTETANVSNQSASNSQLIAESVDEQVATMQQVNAVAEELSQNAQQLQEVLQQFKL, from the coding sequence ATGTCCGTTCGCAAAAAATTAAATTTAGGCTTCATTTCTTTAACCTGTTTACTACTCATTTCAAGCATCTTATCATTTCTTCAATTCAAAACAACACAAAATGATTTAGAGGAAGTATTGAAGCATCGTATTGTTCAAATTCAATTAACGGAGAATATACAGCAACAACTTGCGTCTCAAGGTTTATTTTTACGCTCCTATGTTTTAAATAATAAGGATGAAGCAGCTCGGGATAATTTAGAGCGTTATCACAAACTTTTACCTGAAACAGTTCAAGAACTTTCTGGTCTTGTTCGCTCTGATTATACAAAAGATATTATGCAACAAGTCACTGCATTACAAAACGAGTTACTAGCCTCTTCAGCGAAAGCCTTGCAGACGTTTAATAGTGGCAATACGGATTTAGCTCTCACTTACATAAATAACGATGTCACAAAATACAATAAGGAAATCTTCAAGCTAACAACTGATTTATTAGCTTATCATGATGAGCAGCTTCAAAAGGTCGATCAAGAAGTAAATCATACCGTTTCACGTGCTCTTATTATTTCCATTAGTCTACTAATTGCTAGTATTATTATTGGTATATATTTTATGTATTTTGTTAAAAACTCCATTGTTCAGCCATTACGGAAGGTCACTGAAGCAGCAGACACATTAGCACAAGGAGATTTAACAATCGCTGAGCTTGACCATCAGACAAAAGATGAAATTGGCATACTTGCGGGTGCAGTCAATACATTAAAACAAAGTCTAGCTGGTCTGATGACGAACATTCAAGACAGTGCATCCCATTTATCAGCTGTCTCTGAAGAGCTTACTGCGAGCACAGAGGAAGTAACGGTAACATCCGATGATATTGCACAAAGAATTCAAGAAAACGCAACATCGCTCACTTCTTCCGCTCGTACCTCGCAGCAAAGTGCTCTGGCAATGGATGAAACAGCAGCAGGTGTTCAACGCATTGCTGAGGCGACACATAGTCTTCACCACAATGCAGAGAGTATGCGCCAACTAGCCCATACAGGAGGAGCAACGATTTCAACAGCGGAAGAACAAATGAATATCATTTCTGTGGCTACCTCTGAAATTGCCACATTGACTCAAAAGCTAAGTAAGCAATCGGAAGAAATTGGACAAATTACAACTGTCATTACAGCCATTTCAGAACAAACAAATTTACTTGCTCTTAATGCGGCCATTGAAGCAGCAAGAGCTGGAGAACATGGTAAAGGCTTTGCCGTTGTAGCTGATGAAGTACGTAAACTAGCAGAGGAATCCAATCAATCTGCTAATCAAATTGTTGCCATTACGAGGGAAATCCTAACAGATACGCGCAATGTGGCTAATGCAGTGGACCATGGCTTAGCTTCTGTACAGGACGGCGTGTCTAAAATTCACGAAGCAGGAGATGCTTTCTACTCTATTACCTCAGCGGTCACAGCCTTTACAGAGCAAATTGAAGAAATATCTGCCACATCCGAAGAAATTTCAGCAAGTGCCGAGCAGGTTGCCGCCTCTGTCACCGAAACAGCCAATGTTTCAAATCAATCAGCTAGCAATTCTCAACTGATTGCAGAGTCTGTTGACGAACAAGTGGCGACAATGCAGCAAGTGAATGCGGTTGCTGAGGAATTAAGTCAGAATGCGCAACAGCTCCAAGAAGTCCTTCAGCAATTTAAATTATAA